The genomic DNA TAAATTTGTAGAGATCCAATTCGACAAGCAAGGGAAGATATCCGGAGTTGCGATTAGAACTTACTTTCTAGAGAGATCACGAGTTTGGCAGTGTCGGATCCTGAAAAGAACTACCATTGTTTTTACATGCTCTGTGCAGCACCCCCCGAGGTgacttcttttcttttttttttttggaaatgcTTGTGAATTCGGTTATTGAAAATATTGTCTCGAGTGGACTCTGGTTTTTACGTATAGATacgatttttattttttaggatgtCAAGAGGTTCAAATTAGGAGACCCGAGAACGTTTCATTATTTGAATCAGACTAATTGCTATGAAGTAGCGAATATAGACGATGGAAGAGAGTATTTGGAAACACGAAATGCTATGGATGTTGTGGGAATCAACCAAGATGAGCAGGTAACAAATATGATGAAACGGGTTGACCAGTTTGAAAAAGTAAACTCACTCAAAAGTAAACGTATTGAATTACCATCTGGGTAAATAACCGATGTCTAAACGATAACTCCAGACGGAAATATTACAAAACCACTGGATCCAGCGGCTGCAGCCTTGAGTCGTGATGCATTGGCAAAAACAGTTTATTCTAGACTCTGTGATTGGTAAGAAAATAAAAAAGCATCTTTGGCTTACTTTGACTTGTTTGACACGTTCTACTTAATTCCTTTTAGCTAATATTCGTTACTTGACCCGTTTTCATGAACTATGACAAGATCGTGGACAAGATAAATAATCCAATTGGCCAGTTCGAGCGGCTGCACAGCCGACAGGTGCAACACACCTTCAGATTCTACTCGCAGCAGTGGCGGACATGGGCGGTGTGTTTCATTCAGGCCGCTTGGCAGAGACATTGCAAGCGGAAAATGATCGAGCAGCGGCATAAGGAGGAGATAGAGATGGAACTCGCTGGCGGTGATGGTGATGGAGGTTCTCGCAGCCTTGGGTCGGTATTGGAATACAGATGTGGACTCCTTAAAGGTGAATCATTTTCTTTAGATTTATGTGAAAAAGATTTGATTAGTTGTATATTCATAGATTATCTTATCATAAAGTTACTTACATAACTTAGTTTATCTGTCGCTTACTTTAACCTCGAGTTCCCGAAAAATCATCTCCATCAGTAACACATGTAACACCTATTATTTGCAAGTTATTAGCTAATTATGATTATTCAATATTGCATCCCTAAAACTTTGATTTCTTTGTCATTAGGTTTTATGTGACTTATTAAGTAAACTTTTAGGTATTGTGGGAGTTGAGGTATCGACATTTATTAGCGAAGAATCGTCTGATGTGTCATCAGATGGGGTGTTTCTGGGTGCAAAGAGGGATAGTGTGTCTCATGGTGGAGTGGACATTGACCGAGAGTGGCATGGGCCCAAGCGTAGGAAGGATATTTTATGGGTTGATAAAGGTAAAAAGGAAAATAAATTCTCTGGTTCCATGTATTCCCATTTGAAGGTTTCACTTGGAGATGTTTGTAGCTTGGATGACTTGAGAAAAAGAATGGCGGTTTACTTGAGCCAAAGTAACTGCCATGAGATTCTTGATGCTATGACTCATGTTACAAAggtttgttttctgttttttttttcgtgGGCTTATTTTAGTTATCGATTTAAACTATGGTCACAGTAATCtttctaaatatttatttttttcagAATATTGATGAAGGAAGACTTAAAATGAAGGCCCACTGTCCAATAGTTACTGATGTTGGAATGAAGGAGAATGCCTTGATTCTAATGAGTTATAACCCTGTTTGGTTAACATGATGCTTTGGGTTATGTGGTATTTTAAATTTAGCGATTTTGATAGTAATACCGGTTACACCAATAACGACCACTATCCTTCAAAGGGGACAAGCTCAAGCTCCGTACCTTACCAACGACAACCTCCGTTACCGCCGACAAGCTCTATCAAGCACCACCGTAATGTCGTAATGTCaacaagctcaagctcaagctccgaccagttttgttttattatttagaaaATGAATAGTGTAATTTTACGTAGAATCCATTTTTGATATGAGATTTGAATGAGAAGTTATGTAATCTTCAAATTTATTAGTTCCAACAAGTTATTAGCGGATATGAGAATCCATTGTTTGAGTTTTTGATATACAGATTCTTAGTTCGAAAAGTTATGTAATTTGAAAATGGCTTGTATAATCTCCGAGGATCTTCCCTGCAAATTCTCCGGCAAGACTCAAGAGCATTAGCGGCGACGCGTGTATTAGCATCAGCATTTTGATCAATAGCCGACATGAATTAGCGGCATCATCTTTATCAAAGTCGGGATACGAGACATTGACGCTCGCCAAATAAAGTAGTTTATTTTTCATCTTTAGCAAAGTCGGCATCTCTTAATCTTAATATATAATTCATAGTGCCTCATTTTCAGTTATACGTATATAACTGAAAGAACAAATTGAATATGAAATCATTCGGGACACCCGCTGCGACGcgcgggcattcccactagtAATGTATTATATGTGACCTGACACATACATAGAAAACATCAAAGATATAAAGGAAAAACAAACACGTGTAATCAATATCGATTAGTTagagtttttaaaaaaatgaaGGAAAAAAAGAAATCACAATCTGACTTCACTCGGTTGAGAACAAAATttacgaaacgtacataaaataagtataaaaacgtattatatttgacctgactcgttttacaaaaatatttacgTTGAAATGTAGATCAgctcgaatttataccgtcacGTACATAATAATATGTAcataaaatgttttatttaacgaaaacgtattatatttgacctgacttgaTTCCTGTTAAAATGTTTATGTCGAAACGTagaccaactcgaatttatactgaAACGTATATAAAAAAAGTTGTTTAGCGGATTGTAAAATGAAGTAATAACGTAGGGGTTAAAACTATATTTTTCATAAGTTAAGGATTTGTATGATCAGTGGAAAAACAAAACGGTTCATTTTTGTAAAAGCTTAAAAAATAAGGACATTCATGTCATGAAAAGCACTCACCGACTTTTTACTTTAAGAGAAACGTAGACCAATTCAAATTTATACtgaaatgtatataaaaatagaTGTTTAGCAGATTGTAAGATGAAGTAATAGCGTAGGGGTTAAAACTATATTTTTTAAAAGTTAAGAATTTATATGATTTGTGGAAAAACAAAACGGTTCATTTTTTATAATAGCTTAAAAAAGCAAGCACATTAATGTCATGAAAAGCACTCACCGACTTTTCCTTTTAAGAGAATTGATTTCTCTACCGGTACCTTCTTTGACGTCACTGCCTTTGTCATTTTCCTATTTTTGATTCCACTTCACTCTATTTATTTATACCACCAACAAACACTTATGGCATAACACATTAACACCAACCATTTGTCACCTCTTTCAAAAGCTTCTTCAATGGCAAAATCACATGAAAATGAGCATCCGATCAAGGCCTATGGTTATGCTTCTCGAGACACTTCCGGTGTTCTTTCTCCATTCACTTTCTCTAGAAGGTGATGCACAGTGTTCATTCATAACTAACAAATTCATTGTACTAGTTAGTTGCTACGTTGGAACTATGGTTTTAAAATGGTTTTTTATGATGATTTTCAGGGCTACTGGTGATAAAGATGTGAGGTTTAAAGTTTTGTATTGTGGAATTTGCCACTCTGATCTTCACTTTGCCAAGAATGAATGGGGGTTCACTACTTATCCTGTTGTTCCTGGGTATGTGTTACCGACTTCTCTCTGTTTGGGTTTCCTTTTCGTAACTAATTTAGTAATTTTACAAGTTAAGATTGGGCTGGAAATTTAGTGGTGTAAATGAACCAAGCCGTTTAttagctactcgagatcggcttgTTGAATATTTGAATGGAGCCAAACTTAAATAAGCTTACGTCTTAAAATAAGCTTCTTAAAAAGACTAGACCAGGCTTCACTTATGGAGCTCGAACCGGAGCCTAAGCGAGCCCATTATCTATATAAATTCtatttaattatattatatatatttgtataataaatattactattattatatgtATAAAATTATCATAAATATAACGAAATAATATATAATGCTATGCATAAAATTTATATAAATGTATATACATAAGTTAATACAATTATAATAGGaattttggattttaataattccaACTATTCGCCGTTCGCAGTCATTGACATATTGGCattcccaactattaacatatgaCATATTGGCattcccaactattaacatattggcctccaattgATCctaactaacagaaccctaacgccgttagtctccggtcactggaaaaacgtttttggccggaaaactcaacattttcttCCCAAAcgtctttgtaaccttattacgggCCTTTAGGAACCCTTTTCTGGTAAACACCCCAATTATTGAAGTCGCCGGAAATCTCGTTTTTCGCCgaaaaactcaactttttggctGGAAAACTCAAAATTTTCGTCCCAAATCTCTTTGcaaccttagatcggaccttaAGAACCCTTTTTTGGCCAAAAACGGTTTTctggcgaccggagactaacggtgTTAGGGTTCTgctagtcagggtccattggtggccaatatgtcaatagttgggactgtcagtgattattttttaagttgggactgttggcgaccaacgacgaatagttgggattattaaaatccaatattccccTTATAATAAATAACAAACGAGTCGAGCCCAAACCGAGTTCATCCTTGAAAAACTACTCACGAGCCAGGCTTGAGCTTTAGAAATATAGTTcatactaaggggctgtttggcaacatctgaatggttaagtgatgaaccagtaagaggtctgaaccattaagtgttgagccagtaagaggtctgaaccaatAAGAACATGTATAATGCTAAATCGTtgagaggcaaatgtctgaccaattcagattagaggtctaaCCATTtagactctgtataatgcttaaccattcagaggcaaatgtctgaaccattcagacaactgctcgtgaaacaaacagtctgaactattaagcgctgaaccagtaagagatctgaaccattaagaacatcgttaagaggtaaacaaacagcccctaagccGAGCTCGTTAAATGGGCTTGACCAGCTTGAGCCTAGTCGAGCTTGGGCTATACTCAGCTCGTTTACACCACTAGGGAATTTTATATTTCCTATCTAAACTTGCAAAATTACATATTTTCACAAATTATGCTTCAAGAGCATTGTATATAAGGCATCCGAAACTTGTGTTTCGGAGAAATATGAGTTTCTACTCGACTTGTAAAACACATGTTTGTCATTGCTTGGGAAAAACTTCAGATTCTGACTAATTTTGTTGGTACATGTAAATTGCAATGTTGACTGAATTAGATAGTCAACCCCATGAATGCTTTGACCCACGAAATCCTGATCTATGCTTGAAGTGTTTAGTTTTCTTTCATCAATATCTTTCAGTTTATTCTCATCAATATTCAATGGTGGCCTCTTTATTGTTCATGTACAATTTAGTGTACAATTGATCTTAAATTACAACCGAAAATATGCTCTTTTTGTAATGCTAACACAAAGTGTTATGATCAATCCAATCGATTGATTAATGTAGGCATGAGATCGTGGGTGTGGTGACCGAAGTGGGCAGCAAAGTCGAGAAATTCAAAGTTGGCGGCTATGTGGGAGTTGGATGCTTGGTGGGATCCTGCAGATCATGTCAAAGTTGTGCCAGTGATCTTGAAAACTACTGTCCGAAACAGATTCTAACTTACAGCGTCCCCTACCATGATGGCACGCTTACATATGGTGGGTACTCAGATCACATGGTGGCCGATGAGCATTTTGTTCTTACTTGGCCGGAGAATTTGCCACTTGATTCCGGAGCACCGTTGTTATGTGCTGGCATCACAACTTACAGCCCGCTGAGACACTTTGGACTAGACAAGCCTGGTGTGAAGGTGGGTGTGGTTGGTCTTGGTGGGCTTGGTCATGTTGCTGTCAAGTTTGCCAAGGCTTTTGGGGCCGAAGTTACCGTTTTCAGTACCACCCCGGCTAAGAAGCAAGAGGCACTTGAAGGACTTAAAGCTGATCATTTCATAGTCAGCAAAGACCCTGAGCAGATGCAGGTTGGATATCAATTtcctttaatattttttttatttgttgatttGTTATTATTAAGGATTTATTAATTGGTATATTGTTGTAATCAGTCTGCTGCGAGTTCATTGGATGGAATAATCGACACTGTCTCTGCGACTCACCCGCTTGGACCATTACTTAGTATGCTTAAACCACATGGGAAGCTTGTTCTTGTGGGTGCGCCAGAGAAGCCACTTGAGCTTGCTGCATTTTCTATAATCATGGGTTGGTGTTCTTTCATGTCATACGATATTTGTTTGAGATAATGAGCTAGCATAATTTTGTTTAACTAAATGGGGTTTACAGGGAGGAAGATCGTTGCTGGTAGTGCGATCGGAGGGATAAAAGAGACTCAAGAAATGCTTGATTTTGCCGCAGAACATGGTGTGACTGCAGATATTGAGCTAATTCCCATAGATTATGTAAACACTGCCATGGACCGCTTGTTGAAATCGGATGTTAGATACCGATTTGTCATTGATGTGGCCAAGTCGCTCAAAGCTCCATAGGTGAAGTTGGTTTGATATTGTCTCGATTGTTTTATAACTCGAGCAAGTTAAACAATAGTTTGTTAATTTTCTCTTTCTGAATAAAGTTTGCTTGTGACTTGTGTTATATGAAGTACAGTTGTGGCTAAGGGGTGTGCATTATGTTATGGTGCTTAATCTTTAATTCAGGACTCCCCCATGTGCATTTTTTCTTTGGTTATCCACACATCCTCACATTTTATTTGCACATCGTTAAAACCCTATAGAAATCGTATTGGGCAATACGATTCCTCTGGGTCCCAACATATTGAGCTATACGCTTCCTATATGTGTACTTGAAGTACAAACTTTTCAGACGGTGGTCAGCCAATGATTATGGGGTTAGGGGAATCATATAGGGTCATACGGTCcctgaaagaaaaaaaaatttaagagACCATGGGAATCGTATAGGGTTATACGTTCCCtcgagaaaaaaaaaagtttcaagAGTAGCATATTGTTCTTAGTatcttttttaactttatttttttaaattaattaagtttgtttttttgttagaaaatcatgtttgttttttttgttaTACATTTTATAAAAGACGTAGTGAAATTAAACAATCCAAACAAATTAAACATATccaaattaaacaaatattataaATACTGAAAATTAAATTCAATTGTTCGTACAATACTGCAtcatataaaaataatataaaccattATCCTCATTAATCCTCGTCAGACTCAGCGAGCTCCTCCTCTGTAAAGTACGGGCCACGCCTAGTAGAGGGTGACGGGCTGTGCCGCATATAGCACGTGCCTGGAGCCtataaaaaatataaacaaaataTTTATTACATAACATTAAAATTGTTcgtagaaataaaataaaaagaacatACATGCATGGAAAGGTTGGACATATTTTGTTTACCAACCATGTTGGGTATCATCTGGACCGATGATGGCACAAGGATGCTTGCTTTAAGGTAACGTTCCTGCAACATAGCCAGCCCGTAATTGCTAGTTCAAACGGGTGGAATTTGCCTATAAGGGCGTTGCTTGCTGTGGATTTGGGACACGCCCAATATCTATCATCGACCTGACGTAGTTCCTGCATGGCCCCATAGGTATTCAGGCAAGCGTGCCTATGGGTAAAGTCCATCAAGCTTACCAACAACCATGTTAGCTATAGTCTGGACCAATGATGACACAAGGATGCTTGCTTTAAGGTAACGTTCCGGCAGCACAGCCAGCCCGGAATTGCTAGTTTAAGCGGGTGGAATCTGCCTATAGGGGTGTTGCTTGCTTGCTGTGGATTTGGCACACGCCCAATATCTATCATCGACCCAACGAAGTGCTCAACATGGGTTGCTAATGGCTATTTTGGCACTGATGGTTCACTTGTTTGGTTGGATTTTGATAAACGTTTGGATGTCATGATGCTTGGGATCCAATAAACTTATAGGGGAAGCTGAGAGCTGGAACCCAATATCATTCACCAGACGGCTTAGCTTCGTCAGTGTGTATACTATGTCATTGAACCCCAATCCTCGATGCCAACCTGATTATGACTTTTGGATCGCAATTATCATGGCTATCGAAAACTGAGTAGGAGTCATCGAATAAGTGAGAACAATTTGTAGCCTTTATAGCCGTCGACTTTCGCATCGCCCGGTGTGTTTTGGGAATCGCTTTGTGCATTTGGTTGCCTGTCGTGCCTCTTGGCCTGCGGTGGGTGCCACTTGCCAGGTGGTTTTCGGAAACGTCCACCGTAAAGGTGCATGAGTGGTGTTTTGTTTGTTACGGGTGGTTTGCTCTTTGCTTGCGCAACAACTACCACCTGACTTACCTCTTCAGATGTTTTCCTAGGCTTGTATAGCCTAAGCATATTGTGGGTTTCCTGTGTTGCCTACCTACGTTACGGAATTTTCTCGATCGATCAAAGTTGCTTTCGTCTTGTGTCATCTCGGTGGCATAAGATGAACCATGAAGCTGTTTCTTTGCACCACATCGTTAATGCATGCGTTGATGTTGTGGCCCACTTGAGCATTACTTGGTACCTTGGATATAGAACCTTATGTAGGCATGGGTCCTTAGGGATCCTTGTTCTGCCCTCGTTTAGCGTTCGTACTTCTCTTAGAATGATTGTGTGACAACCCGAGCTTTCAAGGTCTTGCCTCTGCGCATTTTCTTGTTTCACAACTCTGTTTTGACAACTGATTAATGTTGCATGTTTGATAAGTGATTAATGTTGCATGTTTGATAAATGATTACTGTATTGATTGTGTGGTTGTATTGTGCATGTTTCATAACTAAGGTTCTTCGTCATAAACTCACCTCGACGAACGTAGTTCTTCGTCAACATCAAACTCGACGAAGTATAGATTCTTCGTCATTGctattgatgcgtgtgtagtgtaatatatttttgatgtatatttaaaccctttttacacttttagccaagttttaaatttataaaacacgatattcactaacactaaacacacatatgggcaagtgcacccatcgtggacgtagtatagtgttggtaagataccgaggtcgtccaaggacacaagagcttttaataccggtttatcctcaacgtctaatcaaatcaaaaagtgagaaaaatgttttttttaaactaagaaaataaaaactaactaaatgctgaaaaataaaataaaataaaaacagatagacaagatgaatcacttggatccgacacgtgtattagtataacctttgattattttcgcacttttgcacttatttaagagattatcttagttattgtagtaggcccctcttttgaaggcgacgttaccctcaaccccaaagtgcctaagataccttaattgtactatactaaggcgagaacgcaagaggttatcggtgagggtaattcctattttcattctaggtggacaagtccaacccttttccgggctctcgttaaagaaggtgtatgccgaatcgctcaggtctatgtatgcatcgaacgaagtcgatggggagtccttcacggcacaatcggcacaggacgactatcgtccaagtcttttctaggtatgaaggtattttcgggagcaacgaggttgtcggaatgcggttccaacatttcctcatggtcatcatcttggggcggatcaataaaatccttcctaagttcttttgaccaatttagaattagttcttctagttgaaataactcgtcaaggagtatttcccctagaatatctggctgggcgcattcgagggagagatagtgcttatttttactttcgcccctctgaaggttataaggaatcggtgggtctatatagtggggcctataatttagaaaataacattttaattcttcatgttcgcctccacataatcgacaccacataccataagagtgccgaaagtaaaaagaattactatcacccatgtttgtgtcagaaattaccaaccgccgggatctaacggttctgttttcagtaagagaatcttgggcacgggggcgtgttgagtggacacggccccgtgtttagcttactgtctgacttaaaacaggattgccagttccaatgattgagcacgggggcgtgttcagcaggcacggccccgtgctgagctctgcagaagctgaaaaactaagaaaaatcctaaaaattaaaaagaaaaataaaaatatgactaggccgttgattcctaactttcttaaaatccctgtgtccccggcagcggcgccaaaaacttgatgcgtgtgtagtgtaatatatttttgatgtatatttaaaccctttttacacttttagccaagttttaaatttataaaacacgatattcactaacactaaacacacatatgggcaagtgcacccatcgtggacgtagtatagtgttggtaagataccgaggtcatccaaggacacaagagcttttaataccggtttatcctcaacgtctaatcaaatcaaaaggtgagaaaaatgtttttttaaactaagaaaataaaaactaactaaatgctgaaaaataaaataaaataaaaacagatagacaagatgaatcacttggatccgacacgtgtattagtataacctttgattattttcgcatttttgcact from Helianthus annuus cultivar XRQ/B chromosome 7, HanXRQr2.0-SUNRISE, whole genome shotgun sequence includes the following:
- the LOC110866485 gene encoding uncharacterized protein LOC110866485 isoform X1, which translates into the protein MIEQRHKEEIEMELAGGDGDGGSRSLGSVLEYRCGLLKGIVGVEVSTFISEESSDVSSDGVFLGAKRDSVSHGGVDIDREWHGPKRRKDILWVDKGKKENKFSGSMYSHLKVSLGDVCSLDDLRKRMAVYLSQSNCHEILDAMTHVTKNIDEGRLKMKAHCPIVTDVGMKENALILMSYNPVWLT
- the LOC110867824 gene encoding 8-hydroxygeraniol dehydrogenase, with product MAKSHENEHPIKAYGYASRDTSGVLSPFTFSRRATGDKDVRFKVLYCGICHSDLHFAKNEWGFTTYPVVPGHEIVGVVTEVGSKVEKFKVGGYVGVGCLVGSCRSCQSCASDLENYCPKQILTYSVPYHDGTLTYGGYSDHMVADEHFVLTWPENLPLDSGAPLLCAGITTYSPLRHFGLDKPGVKVGVVGLGGLGHVAVKFAKAFGAEVTVFSTTPAKKQEALEGLKADHFIVSKDPEQMQSAASSLDGIIDTVSATHPLGPLLSMLKPHGKLVLVGAPEKPLELAAFSIIMGRKIVAGSAIGGIKETQEMLDFAAEHGVTADIELIPIDYVNTAMDRLLKSDVRYRFVIDVAKSLKAP
- the LOC110866485 gene encoding uncharacterized protein LOC110866485 isoform X2 → MVMEVLAALGRYWNTDVDSLKVLCDLLSKLLGIVGVEVSTFISEESSDVSSDGVFLGAKRDSVSHGGVDIDREWHGPKRRKDILWVDKGKKENKFSGSMYSHLKVSLGDVCSLDDLRKRMAVYLSQSNCHEILDAMTHVTKNIDEGRLKMKAHCPIVTDVGMKENALILMSYNPVWLT